One genomic region from Geminocystis sp. M7585_C2015_104 encodes:
- a CDS encoding group 1 glycosyl transferase — MVEGNCYHESYCQQLWERWGRWLVTIKPQAFDEMARVISLSHIIVFTPHDLITNQAKCPLEVIEAMA; from the coding sequence TTGGTGGAGGGTAATTGTTACCATGAATCCTACTGTCAACAGTTGTGGGAAAGATGGGGTAGATGGTTGGTGACAATAAAACCCCAGGCTTTTGACGAAATGGCAAGGGTGATTTCCCTCAGCCATATTATAGTCTTCACTCCCCATGATCTTATCACTAACCAGGCGAAATGCCCCTTGGAAGTCATTGAGGCAATGGC